One genomic region from Gossypium hirsutum isolate 1008001.06 chromosome D13, Gossypium_hirsutum_v2.1, whole genome shotgun sequence encodes:
- the LOC107919168 gene encoding protein MAIN-LIKE 2-like, with product MGSLINNDNHISSIINDMDPYRALRGRVNSAGFLPDECLMPYSELVGFGSAALIRTFDLRYNLISALVKRWHPKTHTFHLLCGTITLQDVALQLGLPIDGNAVTGVSSISRSAALCYDLLGRSPNEGKFTGLKFSWLKANFEHLPSTANEWEVMHVVRAYIMHLIGGVLMLDANGNKLRVRSVSHVVSRTLSNDRFFYDGHRQMPYITTIVSVLLDAILNIH from the exons ATGGGTTCTTTGATTAATAATgataatcacatatcaagtatTATTAATGATATG GACCCGTACCGCGCATTGAGAGGTCGTGTTAATAGTGCAGGGTTTCTGCCAGATGAATGCCTAATGCCATACTCGGAGTTGGTCGGATTCGGATCAGCAGCATTGATCCGGACCTTTGATCTACGGTACAACTTAATTTCTGCTTTAGTCAAGCGATGGCATCCgaagacccacacatttcatttgttgTGCGGGACCATCACTCTACAAGATGTTGCACTGCAGCTCGGGCTCCCCATCGACGGGAATGCAGTCACGGGCGTAAGTTCAATCTCTAGGTCGGCCGCCCTTTGCTATGACTTACTTGGACGCTCGCCCAATGAGGGAAAATTTACGGGTTTGAAGTTTTCATGGCTAAAGGCCAATTTTGAACATTTACCGAGTACTGCCAATGAATGGGAGGTGATGCACGTAGTTCGAGCTTACATTATGCACCttatagggggtgtactcatGCTGGATGCAAACGGAAACAAg TTGAGGGTCCGCAGTGTTAGCCATGTTGTATCGCGAACTTTGTCGAACGACAGATTCTTCTACGATGGACATAGGCAGATGCCTTATATTACTACAATCGTAAGCGTTTTACTAGATGCCATTCTTAACATCCATTAG
- the LOC107918642 gene encoding 26S rRNA (cytosine-C(5))-methyltransferase NOP2B isoform X2, which translates to MASNKSQGAKSKNQPPKKKQRNDLFIDKKRPTKKDEVLDDVSDGHSEEEEEAGDLLDGDEQMSGFDDDDVSEISDEDDAPWADDFLQGSDDNEDSGSSSTSGSGSDSHSDETDIEEKSRAIDEQLAREEEDAQAEMELNIKEESDEFRLPTKEELEAEQQRPPDLANLQMRMKEIVRVLSNFKHMRQEGTTRKDYIDQLKIDLGSYYGYNEFLIRVLVDMFPVVELMELIEAFEKPRPTCIRTNTLRTHRRDLADVLSKRGVELDQLSKWSKVGLVVYNSHVPIGATPEYLAGFYYIQGASSFLPVMALAPREKERVVDMAAAPGGKTTYVAALMKNSGIIYANEIREARLKSLTANLHRMGVTNTIVCNYDGRELKGFKSINC; encoded by the exons ATGGCGTCTAATAAGAGCCAAGGAGCGAAATCAAAGAACCAACCTCCAAAAAAGAAGCAAAGGAATGATCTTTTCATTGATAAAAAGCGACCCACCAAAAAAGATGAGGTTTTGGATGATGTCTCTGATGGCCACagcgaagaagaagaagaagctggAGACTTATTGGATGGAGATGAACAAATGTCTGgttttgatgatgatgatgtctCTGAAATTTCAGATGAGGATGATGCTCCCTGGGCTGATGATTTCCTTCAAGGAAGTGATGATAATGAAG ACAGTGGTTCAAGTTCCACTTCAGGTTCAGGTTCCGATTCCCATTCAGATGAAACAGATATAGAGGAGAAGTCCAGGGCTATCGATGAACAACTTGCGAGGGAAGAAGAAGATGCACAAGCTGAGATGGAGCTGAACATTAAAGAAGAGTCTGATGAGTTCAGACTGCCAACAAAAGAG GAACTTGAAGCAGAGCAACAACGTCCGCCTGATCTTGCAAATCTTCAGATGAGAATGAAAGAGA ttgttCGAGTGCTCTCAAATTTTAAGCATATGAGGCAAGAAGGAACGACAAGGAAGGATTATATTGACCAACTTAAAATTGATTTGGGTTCTTACTATGGCTACAATGAATTCCTGATCAGGGTTTTGGTTGAT ATGTTTCCGGTTGTTGAACTCATGGAACTTATTGAAGCTTTTGAAAAGCCTCGACCTACATGTATCCGGACGAACACTTTAAGG ACTCACAGAAGGGATCTGGCCGACGTTCTTTCCAAAAGAGGAGTAGAACTGGATCAATTAAGCAAGTGGTCAAAA GTTGGATTGGTGGTGTATAATTCGCATGTGCCCATTGGTGCCACTCCGGAGTATTTGGCTGGCTTTTACTAT ATACAAGGTGCAAGCTCCTTTTTGCCTGTTATGGCTCTTGCTCCTCGGGAGAAGGAACGGGTAGTTGATATGGC AGCTGCACCTGGTGGTAAAACGACTTATGTTGCTGCGCTCATGAAAAATAGTG GAATAATTTATGCAAATGAAATTAGGGAAGCAAGACTGAAGTCACTTACGGCAAATTTGCATCGCATGGGTGTAACAAACACAATAGTTTGTAATTATGATGGGAGGGAG TTGAAAGGCTTCAAAAGCATAAATTGTTGA
- the LOC107918642 gene encoding 26S rRNA (cytosine-C(5))-methyltransferase NOP2B isoform X1: MASNKSQGAKSKNQPPKKKQRNDLFIDKKRPTKKDEVLDDVSDGHSEEEEEAGDLLDGDEQMSGFDDDDVSEISDEDDAPWADDFLQGSDDNEDSGSSSTSGSGSDSHSDETDIEEKSRAIDEQLAREEEDAQAEMELNIKEESDEFRLPTKEELEAEQQRPPDLANLQMRMKEIVRVLSNFKHMRQEGTTRKDYIDQLKIDLGSYYGYNEFLIRVLVDMFPVVELMELIEAFEKPRPTCIRTNTLRTHRRDLADVLSKRGVELDQLSKWSKVGLVVYNSHVPIGATPEYLAGFYYIQGASSFLPVMALAPREKERVVDMAAAPGGKTTYVAALMKNSGIIYANEIREARLKSLTANLHRMGVTNTIVCNYDGREVSIFLVFIRI; encoded by the exons ATGGCGTCTAATAAGAGCCAAGGAGCGAAATCAAAGAACCAACCTCCAAAAAAGAAGCAAAGGAATGATCTTTTCATTGATAAAAAGCGACCCACCAAAAAAGATGAGGTTTTGGATGATGTCTCTGATGGCCACagcgaagaagaagaagaagctggAGACTTATTGGATGGAGATGAACAAATGTCTGgttttgatgatgatgatgtctCTGAAATTTCAGATGAGGATGATGCTCCCTGGGCTGATGATTTCCTTCAAGGAAGTGATGATAATGAAG ACAGTGGTTCAAGTTCCACTTCAGGTTCAGGTTCCGATTCCCATTCAGATGAAACAGATATAGAGGAGAAGTCCAGGGCTATCGATGAACAACTTGCGAGGGAAGAAGAAGATGCACAAGCTGAGATGGAGCTGAACATTAAAGAAGAGTCTGATGAGTTCAGACTGCCAACAAAAGAG GAACTTGAAGCAGAGCAACAACGTCCGCCTGATCTTGCAAATCTTCAGATGAGAATGAAAGAGA ttgttCGAGTGCTCTCAAATTTTAAGCATATGAGGCAAGAAGGAACGACAAGGAAGGATTATATTGACCAACTTAAAATTGATTTGGGTTCTTACTATGGCTACAATGAATTCCTGATCAGGGTTTTGGTTGAT ATGTTTCCGGTTGTTGAACTCATGGAACTTATTGAAGCTTTTGAAAAGCCTCGACCTACATGTATCCGGACGAACACTTTAAGG ACTCACAGAAGGGATCTGGCCGACGTTCTTTCCAAAAGAGGAGTAGAACTGGATCAATTAAGCAAGTGGTCAAAA GTTGGATTGGTGGTGTATAATTCGCATGTGCCCATTGGTGCCACTCCGGAGTATTTGGCTGGCTTTTACTAT ATACAAGGTGCAAGCTCCTTTTTGCCTGTTATGGCTCTTGCTCCTCGGGAGAAGGAACGGGTAGTTGATATGGC AGCTGCACCTGGTGGTAAAACGACTTATGTTGCTGCGCTCATGAAAAATAGTG GAATAATTTATGCAAATGAAATTAGGGAAGCAAGACTGAAGTCACTTACGGCAAATTTGCATCGCATGGGTGTAACAAACACAATAGTTTGTAATTATGATGGGAGGGAGGTTAGCATCTTTCTGGTTTTCATAAGAATATAA
- the LOC107918642 gene encoding 26S rRNA (cytosine-C(5))-methyltransferase NOP2B isoform X3, whose translation MASNKSQGAKSKNQPPKKKQRNDLFIDKKRPTKKDEVLDDVSDGHSEEEEEAGDLLDGDEQMSGFDDDDVSEISDEDDAPWADDFLQGSDDNEDSGSSSTSGSGSDSHSDETDIEEKSRAIDEQLAREEEDAQAEMELNIKEESDEFRLPTKEELEAEQQRPPDLANLQMRMKEIVRVLSNFKHMRQEGTTRKDYIDQLKIDLGSYYGYNEFLIRVLVDMFPVVELMELIEAFEKPRPTCIRTNTLRTHRRDLADVLSKRGVELDQLSKWSKVGLVVYNSHVPIGATPEYLAGFYYIQGASSFLPVMALAPREKERVVDMANNLCK comes from the exons ATGGCGTCTAATAAGAGCCAAGGAGCGAAATCAAAGAACCAACCTCCAAAAAAGAAGCAAAGGAATGATCTTTTCATTGATAAAAAGCGACCCACCAAAAAAGATGAGGTTTTGGATGATGTCTCTGATGGCCACagcgaagaagaagaagaagctggAGACTTATTGGATGGAGATGAACAAATGTCTGgttttgatgatgatgatgtctCTGAAATTTCAGATGAGGATGATGCTCCCTGGGCTGATGATTTCCTTCAAGGAAGTGATGATAATGAAG ACAGTGGTTCAAGTTCCACTTCAGGTTCAGGTTCCGATTCCCATTCAGATGAAACAGATATAGAGGAGAAGTCCAGGGCTATCGATGAACAACTTGCGAGGGAAGAAGAAGATGCACAAGCTGAGATGGAGCTGAACATTAAAGAAGAGTCTGATGAGTTCAGACTGCCAACAAAAGAG GAACTTGAAGCAGAGCAACAACGTCCGCCTGATCTTGCAAATCTTCAGATGAGAATGAAAGAGA ttgttCGAGTGCTCTCAAATTTTAAGCATATGAGGCAAGAAGGAACGACAAGGAAGGATTATATTGACCAACTTAAAATTGATTTGGGTTCTTACTATGGCTACAATGAATTCCTGATCAGGGTTTTGGTTGAT ATGTTTCCGGTTGTTGAACTCATGGAACTTATTGAAGCTTTTGAAAAGCCTCGACCTACATGTATCCGGACGAACACTTTAAGG ACTCACAGAAGGGATCTGGCCGACGTTCTTTCCAAAAGAGGAGTAGAACTGGATCAATTAAGCAAGTGGTCAAAA GTTGGATTGGTGGTGTATAATTCGCATGTGCCCATTGGTGCCACTCCGGAGTATTTGGCTGGCTTTTACTAT ATACAAGGTGCAAGCTCCTTTTTGCCTGTTATGGCTCTTGCTCCTCGGGAGAAGGAACGGGTAGTTGATATGGC GAATAATTTATGCAAATGA